In one window of Ptiloglossa arizonensis isolate GNS036 chromosome 5, iyPtiAriz1_principal, whole genome shotgun sequence DNA:
- the LOC143147227 gene encoding putative transcriptional regulatory protein OEOE_0768 isoform X1, whose translation MKFQLNCLLTYNKYRNVVFRTYAGHSKWQNIKHIKMENDTAKSLLFNRLTNKMKAVVAETKISNPSENSKLAQLVDQAKKANMPAATLNKVLEKLQKNENHKIEVLPVRGPGKCLLVLYISCENITQTKMMLNSKLKKHDSKFVELSTLNVFDCASYIIALKDCTLDEATDDAILINAHDVEEVQYDDKTYFKFKCEFLSSEKSITQLINKNYSVIEIEDTCIPMTEVELNEEELKEVNKLKDKLSLLTEIVKIEDNIFVP comes from the exons ATGAAATTTCAGTTAAATTGTTTATTGACCTACAACAAGTATAGGAATGTTGTGTTTCGAACATATGCGGGTCACAGCAAGTGGCAGAATATTAAACACATTAAAATGGAAAACGATACTGCAAAATCATTGCTTTTTAACCGGTTAACCAACAAAATGAAAGCTGTGGTAGCAG AGACTAAAATCTCAAATCCATCTGAAAATTCGAAATTAGCACAACTTGTTGATCAAGCTAAAAAAGCAAATATGCCCGCAGCTACTTTAAATAAAGTATTagagaaattacaaaaaaatgaaaaccaTAAAATTGAAGTACTACCAGTGCGCGGTCCTGGTAAATGTCTGTTAGTTTTATACATTTCGTGTGAAAATATAACCCAAACAAAAATGATGCTTaatagtaaattaaaaaaacatGA ttCAAAATTTGTAGAACTTTCAACACTTAACGTATTTGACTGTGCAAGTTATATCATAGCTTTGAAAGACTGTACTCTGGATGAAGCAACGGATGATGCTATACTTATAAATGCCCATGATGTGGAAGAAGTACAATACGATGATAAGACATATTTCAAa TTTAAATGTGAGTTCCTTTCTTCTGAAAAGAGTATAACTCagctaataaataaaaattactcagTAATTGAAATAGAAGATACATGTATACCCATGACCGAAGTTGAATTAAATGAAGAAGAATTAAAAGAAGTAAACAAATTAAAGGACAAATTGTCACTTCTAACGGAAATCGTCAAaatagaagacaacatatttgtgCCGTAA
- the LOC143147227 gene encoding translational activator of cytochrome c oxidase 1 isoform X2 gives MKFQLNCLLTYNKYRNVVFRTYAGHSKWQNIKHIKMENDTAKSLLFNRLTNKMKAVVAETKISNPSENSKLAQLVDQAKKANMPAATLNKVLEKLQKNENHKIEVLPVRGPELSTLNVFDCASYIIALKDCTLDEATDDAILINAHDVEEVQYDDKTYFKFKCEFLSSEKSITQLINKNYSVIEIEDTCIPMTEVELNEEELKEVNKLKDKLSLLTEIVKIEDNIFVP, from the exons ATGAAATTTCAGTTAAATTGTTTATTGACCTACAACAAGTATAGGAATGTTGTGTTTCGAACATATGCGGGTCACAGCAAGTGGCAGAATATTAAACACATTAAAATGGAAAACGATACTGCAAAATCATTGCTTTTTAACCGGTTAACCAACAAAATGAAAGCTGTGGTAGCAG AGACTAAAATCTCAAATCCATCTGAAAATTCGAAATTAGCACAACTTGTTGATCAAGCTAAAAAAGCAAATATGCCCGCAGCTACTTTAAATAAAGTATTagagaaattacaaaaaaatgaaaaccaTAAAATTGAAGTACTACCAGTGCGCGGTCCTG AACTTTCAACACTTAACGTATTTGACTGTGCAAGTTATATCATAGCTTTGAAAGACTGTACTCTGGATGAAGCAACGGATGATGCTATACTTATAAATGCCCATGATGTGGAAGAAGTACAATACGATGATAAGACATATTTCAAa TTTAAATGTGAGTTCCTTTCTTCTGAAAAGAGTATAACTCagctaataaataaaaattactcagTAATTGAAATAGAAGATACATGTATACCCATGACCGAAGTTGAATTAAATGAAGAAGAATTAAAAGAAGTAAACAAATTAAAGGACAAATTGTCACTTCTAACGGAAATCGTCAAaatagaagacaacatatttgtgCCGTAA
- the LOC143147226 gene encoding uncharacterized protein LOC143147226 has protein sequence MSMLAEPRRKQKWNLNPRGKQWSEDSNKFGQKMLEKMGWTSGKGLGANEQGMTEYVRVAFKNDVTGIGFKKDNLDKAWTEHQDGFNDFLQELQRSQNNNVASEVKSELSGKSLELKSKHSRARVHYQKFTRGKDVNKYSSKDIANIFGQKELNTNENCTENQSNNQASVDLDPPGTEYNNGGVTTINGGIMTDYFMKKNQNFSLTPRNKNWQETNSESEPEYAGFGFAAVACKEQCHNNEENKGVKNGCDYAFENPYLKLNSPDNISNSVIGFKSSKTRKISDYTDLRLTNDLKKFKDTDISKSVYKNSFVNTALNLECVTDEVCSGKIFEVSRTQLGVTNSALDLGDEVNDKKRVTFNDHVEYSTDSVNKKKGKTMLDKFEVENKKIKRKKKQEVSLNNSVSSGFVNEALDIEEISEELNDNNINERKSKSSKKRKRSRRSNLETIVEIPEEDKEACEDEINSKKLKVEENVFDNVILLENISSRKAKKKKKKIEKTEKEIVTAGKNDIRNSKDEPAIEIKTFEREECELNKYEDKESFCKEKKKKMKPIEQNLEKYENIIFQIETETNNTDCMNNEVEQTEAETVKLKKKKKIKDNTGTNDCNMEIVNMKYKKEVSDKENTNIEYENNYKVQKTKKRKRNKLMKDESNNGNNDSFHMEPTKDLVKQITNTITANTSSKIAQNETLNISSSPWNERAKISKRLLKTFFHRNSVAHFPGSNIHEIKGYGTDV, from the exons ATGTCGATGCTCGCAGAACCTCGCCGAAAACAAAAATGGAACTTAAATCCACGAGGGAAACAATGGAGCGAAG aTTCGAACAAGTTTGGGCAGAAAATGTTGGAAAAAATGGGCTGGACGAGCGGAAAAGGGCTTGGAGCAAACGAACAGGGCATGACGGAGTACGTGCGCGTGGCTTTCAAAAACGATGTTACAG gtaTTGGATTTAAGAAAGATAATTTAGACAAAGCATGGACAGAACATCAGGATGGTTTTAATGATTTTTTACAAGAACTCCAAAGAAGTCAAAATAATAATGTAGCAAGCGAAGTTAAAAGCGAATTAAGTGGAAAATCATTGGAGTTGAAATCTAAGCACAGTCGAGCTCGTGTACA CTACCAAAAATTCACAAGAGGAAAAGATGTGAATAAGTATAGTTCAAAAGATATAGCGAATATATTTGGTCAAAAAGAGTTAAACACAAACGAAAATTGTACAGAAAATCAAAGTAATAATCAGGCAAGTGTTGACTTAGATCCACCTGGTACTGAATATAATAACGGTGGTGTTACTACTATAAATGGGGGCATCATGACTgattattttatgaaaaaaaatcagaatttttctttaactcctagaaataaaaattggcaAGAAACCAATTCAGAAAGTGAACCTGAATATGCTGGGTTTGGTTTTGCAGCAGTAGCTTGCAAAGAACAATGTCATAATAATGAAGAAAACAAAGGAGTAAAAAATGGTTGCGATTATGCTTTTGAAAAtccttatttaaaattaaatagtcCTGACAATATTTCAAATTCTGTTATTGGATTTAAATCTTCTAAAACGAGGAAGATTTCTGATTACACTGATTTAAGATTAACCAatgatttaaagaaatttaaagaCACTGATATAAGTAAGAGTGTGTACAAGAATAGTTTTGTAAATACTGCTCTAAATTTAGAATGTGTAACTGATGAAGTTTGTAgcggaaaaatatttgaagtatCTAGAACACAATTGGGTGTTACAAATTCTGCTTTAGACTTAGGTGATGAGGTAAATGATAAAAAGAGAGTAACATTCAATGATCATGTAGAATATAGTACTGATTctgtaaataagaaaaaaggaaaaactatGCTGGATAAATTTGAAGTTGAAAATAAGAAgattaaaaggaaaaagaaacaagaggTTAGTCTTAATAATTCTGTGTCATCTGGTTTTGTTAACGAGGCTTTAGATATTGAAGAAATATCCGAAGAATTGAATGATAATAATATCAATGAACGAAAAAGTAAAAGttctaaaaagagaaaaaggagtCGCCGATCTAATCTGGAAACAATTGTGGAAATTCCAGAAGAAGATAAAGAAGCTTGTGAAGATGAAATAAATAGTAAAAAACTTAAAGTAGAAGAAAACGTATTTGATAATGTTATATTgctagaaaatatttcaagcagaaaagcaaagaaaaagaagaaaaagatagagaaaacagaaaaagaaattgttactGCTGGTAAAAATGATATTAGGAATTCAAAAGATGAACCAGCCATAGAAATTAAAACATTTGAGAGAGAAGAGTGCGAACTTAATAAATACGAAGATAAAGAGTCTTTTtgtaaggagaagaaaaaaaaaatgaaacctaTTGAACAAAATCTagagaaatatgaaaatataatttttcaaattgaaacaGAAACTAACAACACAGATTGTATGAATAATGAAGTTGAACAGACAGAAGCAGAAactgtaaaattgaaaaaaaagaaaaaaattaaagataatACAGGTACAAACGATTGTAATATGGAAATAGTAAATATGAAATACAAAAAAGAGGTTTCTGATAAAGAAAATACAAACAttgaatatgaaaataattacaaagtacaaaaaactaaaaaaaggaaacgtaacAAGTTAATGAAGGATGAGTCTAACAATGGCAACAATGACTCTTTCCACATGGAACCTACTAAAGATCTTGTAAAACAGATAACGAATACAATAACTGCTAATACATCTTCAAAAATTGCACAGAATGAAACGCTTAACATTTCATCTAGTCCATGGAATGAAAGGGCAAAAATATCAAAAAGACTGTTGAAGACTTTTTTCCATAGAAACTCTGTCGCACATTTTCCAGGTTCTAATATACATGAAATAAAGGGGTATGGCACTGATGTATAA
- the Spds gene encoding spermidine Synthase isoform X1, translated as MDTMKPGWFSEINDLWPGVSLSLEVVKILHRERSQYQDVMVLQTKSHGKALILDGIIQCTEKDEFSYQEAIAFLPLCSHPNPKTVLIVGGGDGGVAREVAKHPEVERIVQVEIDVKVLEVSKKYMPLLGAGLDHPKVTLNIGDGFEFLKQHEGQFDVIITDSSDPIGPAECLFQASYFSLMKTALKPGGIVCSQAGTAWANLDHVTQTLLHCKSAFPVASYGIVAVPTYPTGQIGFVLGGLSVETNFKEPTKVFSDSDLDQMKMKYYDDEVHRAAFVLPRFIRKALHQANDDK; from the exons ATGGACACGATGAAACCCGGCTGGTTCAGTGAAATCAATGATCTGTGGCCAGGTGTTTCGTTATCCCTCGAAGTAGTCAAAATACTTCATCGGGAACGTTCGCAGTATCAGGACGTGATGGTGCTTCAAAC GAAATCACATGGAAAGGCCCTAATTTTAGATGGAATCATACAGTGCACGGAGAAGGACGAATTTTCATACCAAGAGGCGATTGCTTTTCTACCACTGTGCAGCCATCCGAATCCAAAAACT GTTTTAATAGTCGGAGGTGGAGATGGCGGGGTCGCCCGCGAAGTTGCAAAACATCCTGAAGTTGAAAGGATCGTGCAAGTGGAAATCGACGTGAAAGTGTTGGAGGTGTCTAAGAAATACATGCCTTTGTTAGGTGCAGGGCTCGACCACCCCAAAGTCACCCTTAATATAGGTGACGGTTTTGAATTTCTGAAACAACACGAAGGACAATTCGACGTTATAATTACAGATAGCAGCGATCCTATCG gTCCAGCAGAGTGTTTGTTCCAAGCATCGTACTTCAGTTTAATGAAAACTGCATTGAAACCTGGTGGAATTGTCTGCAGTCAAGCAGGAACTGCATGGGCCAATCTTGATCACGTAACTCAAACTCTACTGCACTGTAAATCTGCATTTCCGGTCGCGTCTTATGGAATCGTGGCTGTACCGACTTATCCTACAGGACAAATTGGTTTCGTTCTCGGTGGTTTAAGCGTT GAAACGAATTTCAAAGAACCGACAAAAGTTTTCAGCGACAGTGATCTCGatcaaatgaaaatgaaatactacGACGACGAAGTGCATCGAGCTGCATTCGTTTTGCCAAGGTTCATAAGGAAAGCATTACACCAAGCGAACGACGACAAGTAA
- the Spds gene encoding spermidine Synthase isoform X2, whose protein sequence is MKSHGKALILDGIIQCTEKDEFSYQEAIAFLPLCSHPNPKTVLIVGGGDGGVAREVAKHPEVERIVQVEIDVKVLEVSKKYMPLLGAGLDHPKVTLNIGDGFEFLKQHEGQFDVIITDSSDPIGPAECLFQASYFSLMKTALKPGGIVCSQAGTAWANLDHVTQTLLHCKSAFPVASYGIVAVPTYPTGQIGFVLGGLSVETNFKEPTKVFSDSDLDQMKMKYYDDEVHRAAFVLPRFIRKALHQANDDK, encoded by the exons AT GAAATCACATGGAAAGGCCCTAATTTTAGATGGAATCATACAGTGCACGGAGAAGGACGAATTTTCATACCAAGAGGCGATTGCTTTTCTACCACTGTGCAGCCATCCGAATCCAAAAACT GTTTTAATAGTCGGAGGTGGAGATGGCGGGGTCGCCCGCGAAGTTGCAAAACATCCTGAAGTTGAAAGGATCGTGCAAGTGGAAATCGACGTGAAAGTGTTGGAGGTGTCTAAGAAATACATGCCTTTGTTAGGTGCAGGGCTCGACCACCCCAAAGTCACCCTTAATATAGGTGACGGTTTTGAATTTCTGAAACAACACGAAGGACAATTCGACGTTATAATTACAGATAGCAGCGATCCTATCG gTCCAGCAGAGTGTTTGTTCCAAGCATCGTACTTCAGTTTAATGAAAACTGCATTGAAACCTGGTGGAATTGTCTGCAGTCAAGCAGGAACTGCATGGGCCAATCTTGATCACGTAACTCAAACTCTACTGCACTGTAAATCTGCATTTCCGGTCGCGTCTTATGGAATCGTGGCTGTACCGACTTATCCTACAGGACAAATTGGTTTCGTTCTCGGTGGTTTAAGCGTT GAAACGAATTTCAAAGAACCGACAAAAGTTTTCAGCGACAGTGATCTCGatcaaatgaaaatgaaatactacGACGACGAAGTGCATCGAGCTGCATTCGTTTTGCCAAGGTTCATAAGGAAAGCATTACACCAAGCGAACGACGACAAGTAA